Genomic segment of Arachis hypogaea cultivar Tifrunner chromosome 16, arahy.Tifrunner.gnm2.J5K5, whole genome shotgun sequence:
gttaaaaaattataaaaaaataaataaaaaaagtgttttaaatagtaattataaatgtttgagtaatttttttattttttatctatatatCAGCAGGTGAACTCGTTTAATCGCCGACTTGTGGTTGGACTAGAGACTCAGTAGTCTAATAACCTAAGTAGTTCGAACAGCAGTTCACTTCTAAACCCAtggttattattaaattattgaaaaaatataaacTTGATGTTATGACActgaataataaattttgttaaatggAGTACTAaacaaaatagtattaaaaaattcaaaagaaaagggTATAACaaggaataaataaattaatcataaCCTGACATTATTATTTAATAACCTTTTTTAACGAGTTATCCATAAGGAAGTGAAGATattaaacatttcatattcttaTTACAAATTTTAAGAgacataaaattgaaataaatttatataaaacgaTTTTACcgataaaaatgacaaaaaataaatagtattttataaaaaatggAATGAATTAGAATAATAAAGTGTATAGTTTATGGTGAAATTGTTAGCAtgtcaaatatttattattttaattacgatattattattattattattattattattattattattattattattattattatctttatcTGTGGGAGGTTTTGGGTTGTTATAATGATGCATCTAGTATATACTGTGAGTTCAAGTAGAAGAGATTAGGTCTCACAAAAAAATGAGGAGATTTGGATGGGTTATCAAAAGAGTCAAAGAGGACATTAGAAGCTTTTCAATTGCACAAATCACGATGAAAGTATAGAGTGGACAAGTTTGGGGGTGAACagcatgtatttttattttgagaaTGACATTTGTTGGAAATATAAGTTACTACATATAATGATTACCTATCTAATGAATAAAGTTGaggattcttaatttttttttattactgtttCAAGAAAGTAACATGTTATCATGGTCCTTGATacagtttttaattcatatgtattggtttttataaagaaaaaagaaacaaatataaTGGAAAAGAAAGCAAATATCTTATTTTCCTATTCAATTGAGTAGTAGTTGCATCATGTATCCAAGTTACGTTAAGAATTGGTTAAAATTACATGAGGTATTCACTGTCTAATATTTTTTGTATgattttatatcataaaataataacCAAATGATTAAGGTGTGATTGGTTGACAATTCTAGAGACAAGTATAATTTTCTTGCACACAGGAAAGgccaaaaaataaatacaaagttATGTATTTCTCTAAAAAAACGAGTCGcgattttaatgaaattaaatgcAAGTGAATATAGAGAATTTCACATatttgatttttgttaaattctgaTTATCTTATCGTTAATTAACTATAATAAACTATACAAATAtaaaaacatatatttatatgtttttgtttatattttcttattttcattattagttataaatataaaatattatgtttTTGTTCCTCTGTAGTTGTCATTTTAAAACTTTTGTATTTTGAGAACGTAATAAATTTTACTGGATTGAGtgtttgtttaatatttttaaaatattttcctttttctaaatttaaaaatttatttcttaatttactTGCTGATTCAGTCGTCGTATTTCttatctataattttttattaatttatatttcataACACATATTTTTAAATGTGAGTAaacaaacaatttaaaaaaaaatcattttttcattttatgtGAATATAATTTGTTTAAAGTAACATGTGCATTTGGattcacttttattttctttaggcCGGTGGGAGGGGGAGGGGTGGTAATGGATAAAAAGAAGTATAAAATACTTTCCTCATTCTTATGAAGTATAAAACGCCTTTCTCATACTTTTCATAGTGGTGTCAGTACTCTTGGTTTTCTCTGTAATCTTCGAAGATACCTCAACCGTTGCATGTGTTAATGCTCATGGCGACCGAAGCTGGTCGTTTTCCTTTCTATGCTGTTCGAAGAGGACGTGTCCCAGGCATTTACAAATCATGGGAGGAATGCGAGCATCAGGTGAACGGGTTCCGGAACAATGAACACCGTGGCTTCCATGATCTGTCGGAAGCCTTGGCTTGGCTGCGTAGTGCCACATCTCCTCCTGCTCGTCGGCCAACACCACATGCTCAACCGTTGAGAAGAAGACCGTCAAAATTGCTAGAAGGTGCTTTCTATTCACTCCGTTCATCTCAGAAAATTTCTTCCGTCGTCATGGCTGCTGAGAATTTGGACTGTGGAGATGGTAGTGGTGGGAGCAACCCCACTGGAGTGACTGGTGAGCACGaggataatttttatattttttaattttgaatcggTTTTTTTCATGTAGCACTCCTGTAAATGCAGAGTTTTGGTAATGATGtagattttaatttattataaaataataaattggtTTGGCTCGTGCAGATAAGGATACGGGGACAGATGACCGTTTTGTGTATCTGGAAGATATGGAGTTGATGTTGATGAGGGCGTGTTCATTTTTTCAAATAGGTTCTCCGCTTTTTGTTCCTCAGGAAATCAACACGAACGATGAGCGTGTGTTGTTCGGATTTACCGTGGTCCTGCCTCACAATAGCAGAGGTATAGATCTCGTGGCTCATGGTCCTTTGTGTTATGAGGAACGTGTTGCTCGTCAAGAAGTTTTGTTCACAATGCTAGATAAAATTCTTGTTGCTACTGGTTATACCATTCATGATTACAACTATCGTATCTTGAGCCGGGTCAAAGAAAGTTTGAATCAGTCAAGGGCCGAGGAAGTGGGTAGATTATGGAAGCGAATTCGTATactagaaaaagaaaatgaggaaCTTTCTGGACAAATTGAAATGTTTGGGGAGATGTTAGAGGAATAGGTTGCATGCTCGAGGATGTAATGCATGTTTTGGATGGAGGTATTCCAGCCTTTGGGATTTCTATGTTAGTGTATTTTAGAACTAGTAATTTGGCTGTATTTTGTTAATGTTTCATTGCTGGCTAGACTTATTGGGTGGCTGGTAAATATCCGATTGAGACTGATATTACTGTTGCTGTGTTGTTCATGCTTTGCGTAATGACTTATATTAAATCTAGTCGTTAATTTTATGCCATTTCATTCTGGGGTTAGCTACAAGTGTTATCATGATAATTTATATCCAAGTCGTTGCACAAGTAATATCCAAAGGAGTGGAACAAAAGAGGATCTCTTATTTTTTGCCTAATAACAAAATATTCCATTCTGACCAGTGAACTCTTTCATGTTGGTATACTAATGAAAAATTGTTTGCTCAAAAGAAATTAGTATTTTCTAAGAGGTTGCTTCAGCCTCAACATTTTTTCCAACCTAAGATATGTTAATGTCTACTAGATCCTTGGATCCAACTTGTTCCATAATTACCAGCGTTAAACTCAAAAGGCAGAAATCACGGTGCCATAATTTTGTGGTTCTGTTGACTAATTTACAAATAAACTAACGGACCAAAAATTGATAATGTGGTGGCAGTAGATGTAGTCGCAAGCTGATGCACATATAGGTTTTTAGTCGGCCCTGCAAGGTGGGCTTGATGGATGACATTTGCATTCAATCAATCAATCTTTTGTAGGGTTGAGTGTTGCAGTAGGAGAGGGTGTTTTGGAAGCAACATCACATATTCAATACCTCGGAATGTGTGCGAAGCAAAAATCCTACTTCTCAaaccctctctctctaaaatGGACCTCCTTTTATCCTTTAGTGCTTTTTGCTGTCTAATCCTACCGTGTGCTTCTTTTAGACTGTGAATTTTCTGTAGTACTCCAAGCCTTTCTTTTCATGAACTTACAACAATTGGGCCCTATCATCTACAAGCCCATTACTTCAACGTTTTCTTTATGAGGTATTTCATATCTCCAAGATACTGCATCTGAGAATCTCATTATTTGGACCGTGTAAACTTGGCGCCAAGTACGTTGATGCAATCTTCTTTGCTCTGGGTCGTTGGAGGCAGACATGAAAAACAAGGGGAAGGCTACTGTGCAGAAGGTTGGGGGTCCTCCTGTGACCTCGAAAGATGACTCCAGTGTGGAAGAGGCAAAGCAGATGCCGGCTGTGACCGAGGAGGCATTTTCCACATCAGATGATCCTGTCGTCGACGTCTTCAACAAAGTTCGTGAGGTGGGTTGCATAAGGATCATTTCCAAATGGACCTCTCTTggtaattttatctttcaaccgtgtgtatatttttttgtatgaCATTTGTTTTCTTTGGGTTTCCAGATTTTGCTCGGATCTGATGGAGCAACTAGGTCTATAGTTGAGACCCAGGCAGGGGAGATTAAGAAGCTTAAGCGTACTGTTGACGGTCACGGAACCCTACTAGAGATACTGTGGTCGGAATATGCAAAAGGACGAGAAAGGCCGCTAACGCACCAAGAGAGGTATGGTTCAACTAAAGGTGTTGCTATTCACGAtgcaaagaaacaaaagatggaGTGGCACCGAAAGCCGAAGCTGGCCTCAGACGATGTCGACGAGGTGGCTTTAACCAACGATGTCGATGCTATAATAGCCAAGATCGGTGCAGAAAATACTGACAACAACAATGGTACAAGGCCAGTAGCACAGTCTACCACTGTGAAGCAACAACCACTCAAGGTAGCAATGCTGCAACCTCTTCACTGATGGTCTCTCACATGAACACTGTATTATTTGGAGGTTCTTAACATGTATAGTTTTTTTTATCACGAGCTAATGCTTCTTTGTTTCCCGGAatcatttgaaattttttttgtagcGGCGGCTAGAGTTCGTTTCTGGCAATGACTCCAGTCCATACCCCATTCGCGCCAACGCTGGTAAGGAAGTCCCTCTCTTTTATCGAGTTGGTGCACCGGGCTTCATGGACGGTGGAGACCTCCCGCACGTAAGTCCTATAACCTTCCTTGGTTCCCGCCTTTGTGTTGTTTACACGACATTTATGAGTGGGAGAAATAACATATCATGCCGGAAACCTGTGCAGTGTATTGAGGTTGTGTTCCGCCCTCCCGCCGGTGTCAACTTTATGACTGTTGAGTTAGCGATCGCTGCGTACGTCTTCGGTCGGAAGCTGTCGATGAAGTACGTTCCCTCATTCTTCAACTTACTTTAAAAGTTTGATTTTTGCACTTGTTACTTGCATGTCCTTGTGGTTTGTAAAGGTGCTTTAGCCATCACCGTATGCATGTTAACTTCGTGATTTCATTCCTGATGATAGATCATTAATTTGATTCTTTCATGAAGTATCACGATAAGCCATATGTTTAGCACTGTGTATTTCTTATTGGCTAATTACTTTAAGGTTTTATTAGTTGGTAACATCCATATCTTTGTGCATGGCTCCTCACCAAAGTTTTCCCTTTTTTGCTCAATCCCATAAAGTTTAGTACAACTGCTCCCCCACCCCCCAAACCCATTTATTTTTCGATTTGTGGCAAACTCAAAGAAGCATGCGTGTTTAGCCCACCAAAAATTCAAGTTctgtaagaaatggaaaattaaaGGAAGGCCTTAGGCCCGTTTTCAAACTACATATACTGCAgcccaaaaaaattagaattttggtTGATCCTTTCCATTCAAATTTCCAActccattaaaaattaaaagattcatCAAGTCCAACGGAAAACTACTTGCTATATAATAATTACCAAAACCATGCATTACAAATAACCAGAATGAATAATTTGTTGTAATGTGTTTCACACATTCCTAGTTTTACGTTGAAGTCCCAATAAATTTATTCCCTTTTGCTTTGCTGCTATATTTTCCAACTATTCTTTGCTACAGTTTTGTTTCTTTGATTCCAATTTCGCTTGATGGAACCTTGCAGGGAGGTGCTGATCCCCAATGAACATTGCCAGGGAGACAGGCAAGCTTTGTGGACGTTGCGATCTGGAGAGGAAGTTGTGGACGATGTAAAGTATTCGGAACTACCATTTAGTCGGCTCACTCTTATTTGTCTTAGTTTAATCAGTTGTATTCATAAGCTTTGTTTTAACAATAACTTTTTACGTCACCTGTGACGCTATGTGCAGGTGCTGACTCTGCTGGCTACTATGCTGACTGATGAGCGAGCAGATAGGCGCATCTGGTGGCTTCCAACGACATTTGCAGTATGTTGCCTCAACACCGAAAGATGTCATCTGTCCGCCCGAATTTATTTTAACCATGCTCAACTATATTAAGTTTTTAAACGATGTTTTAGCAACCCTTTACCAACAACTTCAACTTCTCTTATGTATATTGTAATCACGAGTGCCAATATGGAAACTAACGGACAACATTGATATTGCAGCAGGTGGCCCTGACCTGTCGCATTCTGCCAGGAGACATTGTCCTTCATCAGAGAACACTACATGGGCCGGGCTGATGATCTCACGAAGGTATACCCCTGTATTCCAAAGGACTATGGACTTGTGGTTTCATCCATCTATAGATGTCCCTGCCGAATGTTAAACTATTTTTTTCCCGCAGATCTTTGTACCGATGCACTTAAATCGTCATTGGTATCTAATGATCATCGATATCCAGAATGAATCCCTGATTTATCTAGACTCTCTCAAGTCACAAAACACGCGTGCCGCCAGGATCAACCAGATGTATTTTGTGGTAGTTTGACCGTGTCACAATCCCTTTTGTGATACTTAATAAAGATGACCAACATCCTTTAATTTTACTATACTTGAGTCTCATGTCTATTTGGCATTGCAGGCCAGGTACATTCAACAATTGCTGCGAGAAGGAAAGTTCTATGAGAGGCCAGAAATCAAACCACCACAAGTCACGAATTTCAAGTTTTTAGAGCCTGCGACGggtcaacaagcaccaaactccAATGATTGTGGCATCTGGGTTGCCCAATGGATGGAGCTGTCACACCTATGGGGATTCTTTGACTTGGAGGTATGTATAGGTGTTCTTTTAACCTGACTGCATTTTGCTTCCTGGCCACTATGGCGTGGGTTTATGTGATCTTGTGACTTATATTTCATTCTGTGATGCAATATGTTTTGAAAAAGCCCTAAAGCTTTGAACCTGTATGGAAATAACACAGTGGCTCATTTTATTGTTTGTAGAGGGTTGATGATGAAACTCGGATGAGGTTGGCCGTGGATCTGGTTATGTCGAAGTCGAACCCTAAGAGGAAGGAGGTATGTCAGAAGGCTGGATATTTTTGGGATAACTCAGTGAAGAGCTACCTCGACAGCGATGGATGTGACGCGAAGGATGGCGGGCAAGAGGATGCAGCAGCCGGCAGCATGAGCAGCCAAAGCCTAACCATCTAAGTTAACGTAGTAGAGGGTTGTTATTTTTTGAAAACTCCTCAAGCGTGGGGACGAACTTCGTTCTCCTGACGTGTTATTCTTGTTCCAAATATTCCTTCTATCATTGCATGCAACCTTTTGATTTTGTTATGTTGCATGCAGTTTAGGGGTATTTTATTTTGGGCTACCAAAGTTGgtaattaaattgaaaagatGTGCCACACTGATGGCCTGAACCCATTAGAAGGGTTCCTAAATTGTGATGGATTTTAAATCACCTGCCTTGACTAATATCAATGAAACCTTTTACACAACACCCCTACATATCTAGCCGGGATATCTAATTTAGTTAAGCGTTAATTATGttagtatttataaatatatcaaaGTTTTGGATTATCGTTAAACTTTTAATTGTATATGTTACATGTTAGAACTAATAAACTTAACTAATTCTCTTTCAAGACAATATGTAactaaagtttttaaaatttttaattgtcGTTGTTTTTTACTTAATAAAGAAACCTTTGAATTActctataacattttttacctATACAAGATCTTGGTATACAGTTAGGAATATCTTGTAAACCAAACTTAGAAAACACATGTCATGTCAATAATGGAAATAACTTATACTCGAGAATTGGAATTAACTAACACTCGAGAAATGTTTACTAGTACAGTAAGAAAAGATAACTAAATGAAGGTGAAATTGTAATACTCCAACTGGGCGAACTTAACTTTAGTGCATGCATGTTCATGGTTGAGACAAATGTATGAAAACTTATATTTCTCTCGATGGGTTACATTGCGCTGCCAATGCCTGAAGATACAAATTCCTGGACCTGAGAGATCGTAAATCATCTGATATTTCTTTAGCcttaaaatgcaatgaaaagtGGGAACaggaaaattgaaataaatttataaattgcgTGGCTAACAAATAGAGATGCTGCTGTCTTTCAACATGCCCTCAACTGCAAAAGTATTTCATCCAATATATATAGGTATAACAACAccataatttacttttcatgctaaCTTGGATGCAGCTGCACGATTCCGGGCATCAGCCAGATTAACGGAATACAAACAAAGGAAATTTAGAACCCTTAAAAAGTTGGTAACGTATAAAACATTTTTCCATCCATACAAAGAACACCATGTGCTCGATACCTTCAACAGCGATCTTGTAACAACCGCAATATTTTCAACACCTACAACGAAGAACCTCACATTAATCCAAACTCATCCAAGATCAATGAATCATAGTAATTACTTCTACTCCACGATGACTATAACAAAATCAAGTACATGCAGCTAATTTGCAAGCTCCATACCCATAAACTCATAATACAAACAGCGCCATGAAATAAAATATCAAGAAATTCCCAAACACAATATCTGCCACAAAGCATGTTCTATGGATGGAGAAATCAGAACACGAGGAACAATCAAAAGAGAGATTACCAAGCCACAAGTCGATTACCTCTATGTTCCAGTCGACGGTGTTAGCCACTCCGCGCATGTTCCTGGTTTGGCTTTGCGCTGTGCCTATTACATGGTCCCATCTGTCGTTAGCTCCGCCATCTTGCTCAATACGACAATCATCTCCCTCTTCTAACTATTTGCCTTGATCAGCGTGCACGTCAAAGTCCGGAGAAACAACCTACATGACaacaaaattgatataaaattgcTTACTTAATGAGGTAAAACTAATTAAGTAGTGAATATAGGGTTTGCAACCAAGTGTTTACCTCGAGTTTGCTAACGCTCGTTTCCTTCTTGGGACAGTGTTTATATCGTGTCGAGGTTGACATTTTTTGTGGTTCCGTGCACCTCCGCTTTGTGTGCCCAGTTTTCCTGCATCTCGTGCACTTTCTTTTTTTACCTTTGTGTCCCCGTGTGCTGGGTGCCCCTTTGGTGCGCACAACGGTTGGATCCCGAACAGCACCGGCAGCATTCGGACTCCTATCCATCGTGTCATTGCCACTGCGGGCTTCTAGATCATAGCAGATCTGCCTGATCCCGCTCATGCATTTCTTATACAAATCGTTTTTTTTTTATCCGACGAACAACATCCACTGCGAAGCAGCATGCAGGGCTCCATGTCTCAACAAGAAACCCCGCTCATCCTCTAGTCCCGTCTTCTCAATGTATTCGTTGACTGTCTTCACATCCTTCCTCCATCGGCTCAAAATCAAGCTTTCGGGAATTCTTTTTATGTGCTCGTGCTTCATGACAAAAAACATATGCCTGCAAGGAAAACCTTCTTTCTCCCAAAATCCACATCGACATACCAACCTACCTCTTTTTCGATCGTACAATGCCACCACATTCTGCCCGGGGAATCCATACTCCTCAACCGTGTACACCATGGTTGTTGAGACCCTTCGTTTGCTTACGAAGTTAACGATCGAGATAGACTCAATCTCCTTCTTCACTTGTGTGAATATGACCTTCGTGTACACCGATGCAGCAAACTGTTCGATAGGATCAAGACGGGTCATCATAACGGGAATACCGTAAATTGAACTGAACTGTGCAACCAGCTCATTGTTCCGGTACTCCCGTACTAGTAGCTCCAGGTTTTGCACAAGCTCTAGAATAGTGTGCCTAGACGACAGAAATTTTTTAAGATGGGAATTGATGCCCTCACACCGAGACGTCGTGCGAAACCCAGCGCAAAACTTGCGATGCAAGTACGCATTTGCCCACATCTTCCTCTTTTCATACAATTGTAACGCCTAAGTAACCCATACTGTTCAGCAACCTGTGCCCATTCACACTCAAACTCTTCAACCTCCATGTCAGCATACAACCACTTGGCAAAGACATCACGGAACATCTGCTCGTTGCTGTTCGAGGTCACATTCTTCTGCAGATGCCATGCACACAACCTATGGGTTGCCCGGGGCAACACCTCCCTAACTGCAGCAATCATTGATTCATCTCCATCGGTAACGACTACAGAGGGCAGCTTCCCACACATGACTTCTAACAAGTTCTCCAACATCCACTTGTATGAACTGATTGTCTCATCTAAAACCAAACCGAAACCAAAAATTGTTGTTTGCTTGTGATTGTTTGAACCTAAGAATATGACAAGGGGTCtattgtacttgttcttcttatACGTCGAATCGAATGCAACTACGTCTCCAAAGTGTTGAAAATCAACCCTGCTAGGACCATCTGCCCAGAGCATGTTTCCCAACATACCTTCATCAGTCAAATTGTACCGGGCCATAGACATGGGATCAGCAGCTGCCTTGCCTTCCAGGTATACTATAGCAGCGTTCATGTCTCCATCAACCACCTTTGCACGCTTCGACCGATCCATATAGTTATATGCGTCTTTCTTGGTAAAACCCAAAGAAGAATAACCACCCGCAATTCCAGCCATGTACCCCAATATCTTAGATGTCGGAAACCCATACGTATGCATTCCATTCATGTGGGCCTTTGCAGAACCCGATATCACCCGAAAACTTCAGATCATATGAACCATTCCCGTCGGTATCAACTCGTGGTTATGCTCGAGGATTACTTTTCGAACCTTCCAAACCGAGCTACCCTTATCAAGGTATACAGACATCAGGGCCTGGCAATTCGTGCGTGTCTCAGGCCTATGGCATCTCTTCCTGTCTAGTCTGTTGTAGTGTTTTCCATCCCTTAGGCCAGCCCGATTACATAAGAACCTCCTTCTCACTACACTCCCATCTTCATCCTTTGCATAGTCTCCCTTATGGACCCCAAATCCGTTGCATTTCCCTAACCTACCATAAAACTCATATGCATGCTCTTCACTTCGAAACACCTTTTTCATTATGTCCTCTGCAGTCAACCCAGTCACGTAACCATATTCACGACCATCTTCATCTGACAACAACTCAACCTTTCTTAAGTCATTCTCGTCAACAACGTCGTTGTTTGAAAGGCATAAC
This window contains:
- the LOC112757602 gene encoding protein FAR1-RELATED SEQUENCE 5-like; this encodes MAGIAGGYSSLGFTKKDAYNYMDRSKRAKVVDGDMNAAIVYLEGKAAADPMSMARYNLTDEGMLGNMLWADGPSRVDFQHFGDVVAFDSTYKKNKYNRPLVIFLGSNNHKQTTIFGFGLVLDETISSYKWMLENLLEVMCGKLPSVVVTDGDESMIAAVREVLPRATHRLCAWHLQKNVTSNSNEQMFRDVFAKWLYADMEVEEFECEWAQVAEQHTILELVQNLELLVREYRNNELVAQFSSIYGIPVMMTRLDPIEQFAASVYTKVIFTQVKKEIESISIVNFVSKRRVSTTMVYTVEEYGFPGQNVVALYDRKRGRLVCRCGFWEKEGFPCRHMFFVMKHEHIKRIPESLILSRWRKDVKTVNEYIEKTGLEDERGFLLRHGALHAASQWMLFVG